The genomic window AGATACATGATGTTAACTCTGGAGGTAATGAAGCCCGAGGTATCTTGCAATATACGCCCCCAACATTCGGTTATTACGCCATGCCTGGACACAAAAACATTATGAATCCATTTGATCAATTATTGGCATTTTTTAACAATAGCGATTGGCAGAGTTCTATTGGTCCAACAAGTATTTGGGGTGTATCTAAAATTGATTGGTTGCATTCTGGGCCTCAAGGTCATAGGCGTATGGCAAATGGTGGTTTCGTTTCCTCAGAAACCAAAGCAATCGTTGGCGAGGCTGGGCCTGAAGTAGTTATCCCACTGAATAGAAAGCAAAGAGCTTTAGATTTAATGGTTAAAGCAAATCAATATATGAATGGAGGACAAAGTACACCTAATACTGAAAATCAAAATAATGAGTTAAATGATACTATGCAGTCTCAATTAATGGCCACACAGGAACAAAATTCATTATTGAAAAACATTCTTTCTGCAATCGGTTCTAGTAACGGTAACGGTGGTTCAGGAATGGACAACTTTTTACAACAAATGGCAGGTTCAAAAAGAATGCATGATTTTCAGGCGGGCTATTAATTATGCAAGAATCTAATATGCAGACATTATACATAAAAAAACAAGGCGAACCAGAGATTGCAATTACTGCCAATCATCAGTTTGCCTTTTTGAGTCTAGTTAATGGTACTCCTAAGCCCAAGATGAATACATATACTCCAACAGGTATTGATGGTCAGATACAACAAGGTGCCATTACTTATGACGCCACAACAGTTCAAGCTGATTTTTTAATAAATGCTCGAAATGTATATGAGCTCGATCTTTTAGAACATAAAATTTATGATCTGTTTTCAAGTCGTGCGGTAATGAGATTACGGAGTTCGGTCAGTCCAGCTTTGGTGGTTTATTGCTATCCGCAACCATTTACAATGACAAGAGTGGACTATGCAGAAAAAAGCTTTTCAGTCACGTTTAATAATTTGTCAGGTTTTAGACAATCGATTGTTAATTCAGATGAGATATTTAAACTCAATGGAAATTACCAAATAGGATTAAACCTTCCAAGAGACAAAGATTTCTCATATCATTTTAAATCTAATGACTTTAATGTTTACAACCCAAGTGATGTTGATATCCAACCATTGGAACAACGACATGATTTGGTGATTAAAATTACCGGTACAGGAAATAATATGATTTTAACTAATACTACTTCAAATGAAGTTTTTACTTATAAGAAAGGACTAACGGAGAGCCAAACACTGACTATTAATGGTATCAATCCATTTTTAGATGATACGTCTTGTGGCATTGATACTGACCACGGAACAATCAGTCTGGTCAAGGGAAATAATCATTTCACTGTATCTGGGTTAGACAATCCAGATATAACATTTAGCTTTCCGTTTTTATATTTCTAATGACTGAAAAAATATTAGTTAAAGAACGTACCGGTAAGTACGAAGAATTGTTAAATAATTGTATCGAACCTGAAACTTTTATCATTGATTGGGAAAAAAATAGCAACTATGAATTGTCATTTACAGCTTTTGATGATCATTCGTTAGCTTTTAACCTACTTACTAACGAGAATCATATAATCGCAGATGATCAAGAATTCGTGATCAAAACATCTGAACCAACACTATCAGGTTCAACACATACTATAGATGTTAAAGCCACACACATTGGTTATGAATGCACTTATATTCGAACCAACGAAAGTATGAATGGTTCATTTGGATTTACACCTAAAGGGTTGTTTGATTATGTCACTAAGAATGGTCGAAACGCTGTTGGATTTACTTACGAAATCCATGGAGATTTTCAACCAGTTCAATTTGACAACATGGGCAAATGTTCTTTAAAGGATGTGTTGAGTAAAATTACTGATTCATGGAAAGGGGCAGTTTATACATTTGATAATAGGCATATCGATATATGGTCCGAATCCGAATTTAAAAAGGATAACGGTAGAGTGATTCATTACTATCACGATACGTCAGATGTTAAATTATCTGCCGACACCACGGAATTGCAAAATATTGCCATGGTTTATCCAGGCCAAAAGGATACTAGTAAATCTGGCGATACTACTAACAACTCAGAGACTGATAGTAATAGTAGTGACAGTTCTCAGAATAATGACTCTGAGACTAAGCCTGAGTATATTTTTCCACCTTTTGAGGTGCGAGATGAGGATTCTATTGCTCGTTTCGGAGAAAAAGCTAAGATATCAATGACGACAAATCACAGAACGCTGATGATGCTAAGAAGTCAGCACTATCGCAGATGAAATCCGAACCAGCAATTACATTAACTTCTACCTATTATGGAGACGATGATTTTCTAAAAGGTGAAAGTGTTCTGTTAAAAGTTCAACCGTTGAACTTAGATACTAATGTTACAGTTGTGGGAATAAAAAAGGCCTTACTCAACTTTGAGCAGGTCAAGCAAATTACTTTTAACAATACGGTTCAGACTTACTTTGACCTTGAAAATAGTACAAAGAACACAATTACTAATTTAATTGATTCTAAGATCAGCAATATTACTAATAGTAATTCTTCCGATTCCAATCAAAGTAATAAGTTATGGGAAGTAGGTGAGGTTAAATGACAAAAATCATGCAACTCTCTGATTTCGAGGGCAATAAGGCTTATGCAAAAACTCACGCTGATGATGATTCTGTTGAGGGATTAACAAATTTCGTAAACAGCCTAATTAAAGGCACTAGTACAAATATTGATCTCACCGATTATTTTACTAAGGAAGAAATTAAACAATTACTTTCTGATTCGATCAAGGATTCTTTAAAAGATTATTATACGAAGGAGGAAGTTAAAGAGCTTATGGCAACCGGAACCGATTTAAGTGATTACTATACCAAAGAACAAATTGACAGTATCATCGAAAAAATTCCTAAAACGGATTTATCTAACTACTATACAAAGGCCGATGTGGATGAACTAATTAAACAAATTTCATCCGTAGATTTTTCTAATTACTCGACTACTGATGAAATGAAAACTGCAATATCTGATGCAATTAAAGAGTACAAGCCTGATATGAGTGATTATTATGATAAAACCACTGTTGACAATAAAATTGCTCAATCAAATGGGAATACTACAGATCTAAGCCAATATCTTACAAAAGTTGAAACGATTGATGTTATAAATGACGCTATTACTGAGAAATTAGATAATTACTATACAAAAACCGAAACTGATTCTGCAATAATGAGCAAAGGTGGTTTTAGTCCTGAAACAACTGTTATAAAAAGTTTCTTAAACGGTTGGAAAGGGCAAGCAACCTTAACAAAACTTGATAAGCTAGTGGTTTTTCAGGTATTAATTAGTTCAGGTGCTACAGAGGAACAGGCTATCTTTGAGATTCCGAAAGGATATTTGCCTGATCTATCTATGTTTTCAAGAAATAAGGCAATGATTTTCACTGGGCAAGGATTTGATTCGTCGTTAGGATCTGATCGGACTGGATCATTTGTTATGGATAGCGAAAAATTTTATCTTAGGTCTAGTGATTTTTTTGATTCAACTAGAACTTATAATATTTACGGGAGTTATTACATAGCATGATAAAAATTACTGAAGACACCTCATATATTAATTTTCTAAATGATAATGATGAAAACTTTACCGAGATTTCTAATAATATTAGCAGTGTATATAAGTTATTGCAGAGCTTATATATGACTGATAGAAGTTATACACCAAGCTTTAAAAAGTTAGTTAATAGTTTTGATGATGTCAAATTATACAATAATTTGTACGATGATTATCATTTATTAAATGAATTGTTGAATAATACAGTAGATATGTTAAACAAAGCAGGAGTTGCTAATTTAGTGACTCATGATGAGTTCAAACATATTTATCTAGAAATACCTAAGCAATTAGAGTTAAACGAAACATATATAGAAATATTTAATAAAGACTGGCAAGCCGTTGATGATTTTATTAACGAACTTGATACCAGTCTTTTTATTTACAAGGAGGAAAAATAAATGGACGAAAATATTAAAGATATCTTGGATCAAGATACTTGGTTACCAGTAACTCCTGATATCACTAAAGATGGATATATCAAAATTGATTTAAATAAAGTAGACCTAGTTACATATTCATTTAATAAGCGATTTAGACAGGGTGAAAATGGCCCACAATTGAAGTTATGGTTTTATGATGGCAACCAACCTCATCAGTTAGACAAGGACAACTCATCTGTAACACTGTATGGCTTAGATGCTGGAGATAAGATTAAAGTGATTTCTGCAGACCAAAGCGATACATGGCAAACAGGAAGAGTAGTGATTGCATTAAGTTCACAGGTGATGGCAACTGCTGGACAGTACAAACGCTGTGTAATTGAGGTTAAGAACAAGGATCAAGTTATTGCGACAATCAATTTTAATTTAGACGTTTTACCTAACGATTTTTATAATTTGAACATTGGCAGCGATCCTTTTAGTTCTCAAGTCGATGAAAAAGTAAAAAACACAATCAATTACTTTAATGATATTTCAAAAGAAGCAACGGATAAATATGATGGATTGAAGCAAGCCATCGATAATATTACAGATCAGATTGCTAAGAATAACATAGTAACTAAAGATCAATTATTAAATTATTATACTAGAGACGAAATCGATGCAATGCTAAAGAAGTTGAACGGCGATGGAGAAGTTACTAATAAACAGTCATTACCATCAGGTTCTTTCGTTGGTATACCAAGTACAGTAACTGCATACCTTGGAAATGGGACCGTTTCACGTACTTTAGATAGTGGAGAAACTTTTGGAACCGATACCTCAGCTATTTTAAACAATAAAACTGTCTATCGTGTATCCACAGACGAATGGGTGTATTCAAATGAGGTGACGTATGTAACACCAAAGATTATTACAGTTACACCTTCTTCGACATCACCACGTCTTTATAATAGCTGTGGCAAGGATGTATCCAGATCTCTAACTGTAGTCCCATATCCTGCTGATATGGTTATGACTTATGGAGATATTACAGCATATAGAATTTCTACAAATGAATATATTGATAGTCGTGATACGACAACTGGAAATAGCGGAGGAAATACTGGTACAACTGTTATTACTGGAATAAACGCAACTAGTTCTAACCTGGAAAAAGTTGGTGTTATTAGAGATTCAAAAGTTATTAGTAAATCAGGAGTGTCTGGCAGAACGATATCAGCAGGACAAGATTTCCAGGCGTCACACTATGGAACTTATAACGGAGAAGACTATTATCAAATTTCAACTGATGAATGGATCAAAGCTTATGATGTGACTAAAGTTATCAAGGGTAATTATAATGATGTAACTATTTCAGCCTCAAATCCAAGATTATATAATGATTGTCTACAAAATGTTTCTAGATCAATTAGTGGCACTTTCCATGTAGACGCTTCTATTAGTGGTATTGATAATAATGGTAACACCATTGATGGCTTAAGGATTTCTACAAATGAATATGTAGATCAAAGAGATACGGTATAGCGGTGGACATATATGAAAGAAAAAATAGATCATTTTAGAAGACATTACCGTAGAAATTACGTTTGGATTTGGATATCCATGGCAACTTATGGACTCTCTTATTTTACGTATACTGTTCCGCATGGATTTGATTCATTAATATCACCTTTTGGTATCTTCAGACATCTACAGGATCCAACGATAATGGTTGTTGAAATAATAATTGCGACATATTCTCTAATCGTTTCCTTGTGGAATTTGAGCCAGCTTTGGGCGAAACCACTAAGATCAGCATCATTAATGTTTGTATGGGTCACCTTTTCGATAGGATTATTGGCGTTTGATATCTCAAATAGAATGTTTTCCTTAGGCCTGCCACTGACCATTTTTATGGCGGCGCTGGTTTTTGAAACTTCTAGAATAGGTAACAATAGGGAGCGTGAGAAATGAAGGATTTTGTGAGTATTATTGCACCTATTGTTGGAAGTGTCCTTGGTTATGCGGCGGCTAAATTAGAACGCAGAGGAAATGATATAGATTTGTCCAGAGAAATAAAAAAAGGCGTTAAAGACAATGAGTCATTAAGAATTGAGAACAGTAACTTGCAAATTGAGATCAATAACTTAAAAGAAGAGTTAAAAGATCTACGTGCAGATAATAAAAACATGAGAGATGAAATTAGACATATTAAGAAGGAATTAACAAATGGAAAATCTTAAAAGCAACCTTACAATTGATTACCACTCAAAGGTTTGGTGGGTATCGGTTGTATCAATTGTTTTAGTTTTAATTCAACAAGTGCTGAAGATGTTTGGTGTTGAGATGCCAGATGGGTTAGACACAGAAATAATGAATGTAGTTAATTCGTTATTGGCACTCGGAGGATTGTTAGGAATTATTTACGATACATCCAATGGAGGAACAGATGAAAAAGAAAATAGTTAGCCTTTTGGGCTTACTGCTTGTTGCAGTAGGTCTTTTTATTTATGCAAATGAAGTTAAAGCAGATAACGTTAATATTAATTATGATTATCAGTTGGGCACCTATGAAGGTGATAGCAGAACGGCCTATCCGTGGTATATAATTCTTCACGAATCTGGAAACCAGAACGACATTTATGATCCAAATGCTGTATTGCATGAAGTGCAATATATGAAGAACAATTATAACAACGCTTATTCAACATTTTTTGTTGGAGGCGGGGGTCAGGTCTATCAAATTGGTGAACCAGGTTATGTAGCTTGGGCAGCATTGAGTGGCAATCCGTATTCCCCTGTTCAAATCGAACTAGCAAGGACTGCAGATAAAGCAACGTTTAATAATGATTATAGAACCTATATAAATTTAGCTAGGTACTATGCAAATCAATATGGTATTCCACTCACATTAGATGAGGGATATGCAGGAACTAAAGGTGTAAAGACTCACCAATGGATTACTAATAATTATGGTGGAGATCATCAAGACCCTTATGGATATTTATCAAGTTGGGGGATTACTCGACAACAGTTATCACATGATTTGATGTACGGAATAGATGAATCTCAACCAACAGTCTGCAGAGACGTTGTTACGGTCAAAAACGGACCTGCAACGGGAATTGCTGCATGGAATTCTAAAGGAAAAATTGTTCCTGGTTCTAATTCAACATTTAGAAATGACACCTCATGGAAAACCGCAAACATTAAAATGATTAATGGCTTGCCAATGTACCAGGTCTCGACGGAT from Companilactobacillus sp. includes these protein-coding regions:
- a CDS encoding BppU family phage baseplate upper protein; the encoded protein is MDENIKDILDQDTWLPVTPDITKDGYIKIDLNKVDLVTYSFNKRFRQGENGPQLKLWFYDGNQPHQLDKDNSSVTLYGLDAGDKIKVISADQSDTWQTGRVVIALSSQVMATAGQYKRCVIEVKNKDQVIATINFNLDVLPNDFYNLNIGSDPFSSQVDEKVKNTINYFNDISKEATDKYDGLKQAIDNITDQIAKNNIVTKDQLLNYYTRDEIDAMLKKLNGDGEVTNKQSLPSGSFVGIPSTVTAYLGNGTVSRTLDSGETFGTDTSAILNNKTVYRVSTDEWVYSNEVTYVTPKIITVTPSSTSPRLYNSCGKDVSRSLTVVPYPADMVMTYGDITAYRISTNEYIDSRDTTTGNSGGNTGTTVITGINATSSNLEKVGVIRDSKVISKSGVSGRTISAGQDFQASHYGTYNGEDYYQISTDEWIKAYDVTKVIKGNYNDVTISASNPRLYNDCLQNVSRSISGTFHVDASISGIDNNGNTIDGLRISTNEYVDQRDTV
- a CDS encoding peptidoglycan recognition protein family protein produces the protein MKKKIVSLLGLLLVAVGLFIYANEVKADNVNINYDYQLGTYEGDSRTAYPWYIILHESGNQNDIYDPNAVLHEVQYMKNNYNNAYSTFFVGGGGQVYQIGEPGYVAWAALSGNPYSPVQIELARTADKATFNNDYRTYINLARYYANQYGIPLTLDEGYAGTKGVKTHQWITNNYGGDHQDPYGYLSSWGITRQQLSHDLMYGIDESQPTVCRDVVTVKNGPATGIAAWNSKGKIVPGSNSTFRNDTSWKTANIKMINGLPMYQVSTDEYIPKKYTDQAGIITINAIAGITAINSKSEEYKGSEKTFSDQSKWLSDDKGVRVINGRLCFQVSTDQYIDAFYTIGGGNK
- a CDS encoding phage holin encodes the protein MENLKSNLTIDYHSKVWWVSVVSIVLVLIQQVLKMFGVEMPDGLDTEIMNVVNSLLALGGLLGIIYDTSNGGTDEKENS
- a CDS encoding phage tail domain-containing protein, which produces MQESNMQTLYIKKQGEPEIAITANHQFAFLSLVNGTPKPKMNTYTPTGIDGQIQQGAITYDATTVQADFLINARNVYELDLLEHKIYDLFSSRAVMRLRSSVSPALVVYCYPQPFTMTRVDYAEKSFSVTFNNLSGFRQSIVNSDEIFKLNGNYQIGLNLPRDKDFSYHFKSNDFNVYNPSDVDIQPLEQRHDLVIKITGTGNNMILTNTTSNEVFTYKKGLTESQTLTINGINPFLDDTSCGIDTDHGTISLVKGNNHFTVSGLDNPDITFSFPFLYF
- a CDS encoding prophage endopeptidase tail family protein, with translation MTEKILVKERTGKYEELLNNCIEPETFIIDWEKNSNYELSFTAFDDHSLAFNLLTNENHIIADDQEFVIKTSEPTLSGSTHTIDVKATHIGYECTYIRTNESMNGSFGFTPKGLFDYVTKNGRNAVGFTYEIHGDFQPVQFDNMGKCSLKDVLSKITDSWKGAVYTFDNRHIDIWSESEFKKDNGRVIHYYHDTSDVKLSADTTELQNIAMVYPGQKDTSKSGDTTNNSETDSNSSDSSQNNDSETKPEYIFPPFEVRDEDSIARFGEKAKISMTTNHRTLMMLRSQHYRR
- a CDS encoding phage tail protein, coding for MKSEPAITLTSTYYGDDDFLKGESVLLKVQPLNLDTNVTVVGIKKALLNFEQVKQITFNNTVQTYFDLENSTKNTITNLIDSKISNITNSNSSDSNQSNKLWEVGEVK